Genomic window (Corynebacterium simulans):
GGAGTGCGTCTGGGCCTAGTGCACCTGCAACGTCACTTCGACAGGAGCTCGTCGTCGATGTAGACCGAGCGGGCGGCGGCAACGCCTGCCACCGACATCGCTAGGGTAAGTGCGATGAGCACACCCAACGGAACCTCCCAGCCGCCGGTTGCTTGCGCGAGAACGCCGAAGAGGAACGGGAATACGCCAGCCAGAATATAGCCACCCGGCTGCACGAAGCCGGAAAGGCGTGCTGTTACCTCCGGCTGCCGGGTGCGCGCGGCAATCAGGGCGAGGGCCAGCGGGAAGCACATTCCGCCGACGCCCATCAGAGTGGCCCAGGTAAGCGGCGCTGCGCTCGCATTGACGAGCACACCCAGCCAGCCGGCCAAGGTAGCAGCCGACAAAACCAGTGGAACGGGACGGAGATCTCGCAGCCGCTCAATGAGAACCGGCATGATGAGCCCGCCGACAACGTTGATGGCGCCGATGAGCGCGAGCGCCAGGCTGGCCCGGGAGGCGGAGACCCCACGGCTTTCAAGCATCGTGGGCAGCCACCCCATCTGCGCATAAGCCATGGTGGATTGCAGGCCAAAGAAGAAAAGAAGTGCAACAGCGGTGCGCGAACGGCGCATCGGAATCGCCGCGGTATCCGGGCTTTGCACTGGATCGACGCCGGTGTGCTTACAGGCAATCAGCCACCCCACTACCTGCAGGGCGACAGGGATTGCCCACGCAAACAACGACATCCGCCAGCCACCCAGGTGGGTAGACATTGGACCAAGGGCACTCGATACGCCAAGCACAGTGGTGTAAGTCGTCATCAACGCCACCACGGTGCGCGCAGTTCCGTAGGTCTTGATCCATGCAGGCAACAAGATGTTGGTGACAGCGATGCCGCCGACTACGAGCAGCGTGAGCGCAACGAAGGGTACGAAACTACTTACCCATGGGCGCGCGGCAAGCCCCACCACGAGTGCCACTGCGCCGCCGAGAAGAGTCGTGGTCAGGCCACAACGCCGCGCGATAGGAACGGCAGCCCAGCCCATCAGTGCGAAACACAGACCAGGAAGGGCTGTCAGGGTCCCGGCGATGGCAGGGCCAACGCCAAAAGCTGCGCTGATGTCCCCCAGCACCGGCGCCACGGAGGCGATTCCGGCGCGCAGGTTCAGCGCAGTTAAGGTAACGACCGCAAAAGCGAGAGCGGCCGCGATGCTTCGGCGAGCCACCATCTTACTTCTGGACGGGTGCCCACTCAGGGCCGGTCTCACCAAGCTCTGGGTCAAGCTTTGCCACGAGCGGCTTCGGCTTGGAAAGCGCAGTGCCAGGCTCGACGTCTACGCGCTTCCACGCTGCCAGCTGGGCGGTGTAATCACCGGTGATGATTGGGTACGGGTGATTCTCCGGCGGCAGGCCAACGCCTACGAGTTCAACCGGGATATCATCCACGACGTCGCGTACCTCAGGCTGTGCCGCCCAGACGCCGTCGCGGCCCAAGGTCTCGTGGACCTTCTGCGCGGTAAACGGCAGGAACGGGGTGAGCATGACGTTGCAGTCAGAGACTACCTGGAGTGCAGTCCAGAGGACGGTGGCTAGACGCTCGCGCTGGGTCTCATCTTTGGCCAGCTTCCATGGCTCCATCGCAGCGATATAAGCATTCGCCTCACCAACGACGTGCATGACGGCGGTAATAGCCTGCTTGAACTTCGACTGCTCGAGGTAACCTGCCGCAGTCTCGAAGGTCTCCTCCGCCAGCTGCAGGATGGCCTTGTCGGCTTCTTCCAGTGCGGCGGGAGCTGGGACTTCGCCGAAGTTCTTGTAGGCCATCGAGACGGTGCGGTTGACCAGGTTGCCCCAGCCATTGGCCAGTTCGTTGTTGATACGGCGCACGAACTCGTCCCATGTAAAGTCCGTGTCATTGTTTTCTGGACCGGCCACGGAGATGAAGTAACGCAGCGCATCCGGGCCGAACTCCGCCAAGAAGTCCTTGACGTAGATGACAACGCCCTTCGAAGAAGAGAACTTCGAGCCGGACATCGTCAGGTATTCGGAGGAAACAATCTCGGTAGGTAGATTCAGCTCACCAAACTTGTGCAGCTCGCCGCCCTTCGCGCCCTTACCGGCGTAACCCAGGAGCTGCGCAGGCCAAATCTGCGAGTGGAAGGTGATGTTGTCCTTGCCCTGGAAGTAGTAATGGCGAGCCTCATCGTTCTGCCAGAAATCCTTCCATGCATCCGGGTTTCCGGTGCGATGCGCCCACTCGATGGAAGAAGACAAGTAACCGATGACAGCGTCAAACCAGACGTAGAGCTTCTTTGCGGAGTTTTCCTCCCAGCCCTCTACCGGAATTGGGATGCCCCAGTCGATGTCGCGGGTCATGGTGCGCGGACGCATGTCTTCGAGCAAATTCAGGGAGAACTTCAGGACGTTCGGACGCCAATCTTCGCGCGTCTTCAGCCATTCCTCCAGTGCGTCCTTCACGGAAGGCAGGTCGAGGAGGAAGTGCTCGGTCTCGATGAACTCCGGGGTCTCACCGTTGATCTTGGAAACTGGGTCGATCAGATCTACTGGGTCCAGCTGGTTACCGCAGTTATCGCACTGATCGCCGCGCGCCCCCTCAGCACCACAAATTGGGCAAGTTCCCTCGATGTAGCGGTCAGGCAAGGTACGGCCAGTCGACGGCGAGATGGCGCCCTTGGTGGTTTCCTTGAGCATGTAGCCGTTTTCATAAAGGCCCTTGAACAGCTCCTGTACTACCGCGTAGTGGTTGCGCGTGGTGGTGCGGGTGAAAAGGTCATAGGACAGGCCCAAGCCGGCGAGGTCGGTGACAATTTGGCGGTTATAACGGTCCGCGAGTTCGCGAACGGTCACGCCTTCTTTGTCGGCTTGCACCAGCAACGGAGTGCCGTGCTCATCGGTGCCAGAGACCATGAGAACGTTGCGGCCACGCATTCGCTGGAAACGTGCGAATACGTCAGAAGGAACACCAAAGCCTGCCACGTGTCCGATGTGGCGGGGGCCGTTGGCATACGGCCAGGCAACATTTACTACTACCGACTCAGTCATGCCCACCACTTTATCGAAGCCTTGGTCAACAGCGCGCGTTGAGGGGGTCACATCGACAATGGTGAAAGATCCACGCACAAGGATATTTGCGCGCATAAAGACGCATAAAGAAACGCACCCTCTTGCACGATTGTGCAGGAGGGTGCGTAAAGAAGCTTTAGGAAGCGACTAAATCGCTTGCTTTAGCTTTACTTGTGCTGAGCGCGCTTGCGCTGACGACGCTTCTTGAGCTCCTCAGCGCGCTGGTACTCGCGGTGCAGACGGCGCTCGCGGGCAAGCTTGCGCTGGAATGCCTGGGACTCGCGGTACTCCAAGTAGATGATGTCATTGCTGAGCGCCTTGTAGATGGCGCACATCAGGCCCACAACGATGAACAGGAATGGCAGCGCAGCCACAATGGTGACGTTCTGCAGGTTGGTCAGGGAATCCTCATCAGCCAGCAGCAGGGTCAGACCAACAGCCGCGGTGGCAACGCCCCATGCTGCGGACAGCCATGGCTTAGCGTTGGATGCACCGTTCTGAGACATCGAGCCCATAACGGTAGAAGCCGAGTCAGCGGAGGTGATGAAGAAGGTTGCCAGCAAGATAACTGCGATGATGCCGGCGATGAAACCACCAGGCAGGTTGTGCAGCAGGTTGAACAGCTCAACCTCAGAGGACTCGCCGGAGATGGAGTTACCCTTCTGCTCCATGTGGATTGCGGTGCCACCGAAGATGGCGAACCACACGGTGGAAAGACCAGCCGGGATCAGCATGACGCCGATGCAGAATTCGCGGACGGAACGGCCACGGGAAATGCGTGCCAGGAACATACCGACGAATGGGGACCAAGAGACCCACCATGCCCAGTAGAAGATGGTCCAGGTGGACAGCCACTCGCCTGCTTCGCCGTTGTTGGACTCAGCAGTACGGGAGATCATCTCGGTGAACGCATCCAGGTAGCTACCGATGGAGCCCGGAATCTGGTTCAGGATGGAAACGGTTGGGCCAAGGATGAATACGAAGATGGCAAGCAGTGCGGCCATAACCATGTTCGCGTTGGAGACATACTGAATGCCCTTGCCCACGCCGGACATTGCGGAAAGCAGGAAGGCCAGGGTCAGCACGAGGACGATGCCAACGACGACCTTCTGGGATGGGTTGTCGATGAGGCCAGAAGCCTGGATACCAGCCTGGATCTGGGTTGCACCGATACCCAGGGAACATGCGGTACCGAAGACGGTTGCAAAAATGGACAGGATGTCAATGATTTTGCCAACCCAACCATCGGCAGCGCGCTGGCCGATGAGCGGCACGAATGCTTGGCTCAGCAGCTGCTTGCGGCCAATACGGAAGGTCGAGTACGCAATTGCGAGACCAACGATGGCATAAACAGCCCATGGGTGCAGGGTCCAGTGGAACATCGCCGTAGCCATCGACGTGCCCACTTCCTTAGCATCATGGCCAGGAACTCCGTTGAGGTAGTAGTTCAGCGGCTCAGAAGCACCGTAGAACATCAGGCCGATGCCCATACCGGCTGCGAACATCATCGCGATCCAGGAAGGCGTAGAAAATTCAGGCTCTTCATCAATATGGCCCAAGCGGATGGTGCCGAACTTGGAGGCGGCGATAAAGATAACAAATACAACGAAAATCGTGCCGAAGAGGACGTAGACCCAACCAAAGTCGTTAACAACGAAGCTCAGTGCATCGCTTGCGAAGTCCGCGAAGTTGGTCGGCGCGGCTAAGCCCCATGCAACGATGGCGGCGATAAGCACGCCAGTGATGCCGACGATGGTCCAGTCGATCGGAGCGTTGTCATCGGCTGCGATTTCAATTTCCGGCTCGGTCATCTCATGAGGAGCGAAGTCCTCGTCGCCGAGCATGTTTTGTAGCTGACTCGTCGCAGATGCTGATTCCAGCTTCTCATCAACGGTCTGGTACTCCTCAGACGAAACCGGCGCCGCACTGGACGCCGGATCCGTACCCTTTGCCGTATTCGAATCTGTTTCTGGATTAGTCATGCACTCCAGAATGAGCGCGGCTAATGCCAGGCGTCAAACTTATATGCGCAGTACAGCGACCTAAATCCAGCATTTTCGCAGGATAATCTTACTTTGCAATCAGGCACACAAATGAAAATTAACCAGCATATGCAGGTCTTTTATCCTCCCGTGAGCTTTTGGCTATAACAATCCTGCAACAATTGGGCATTTAACACTATTTTTCGCTGTCACGGGCACTCAAAAAGGCGTCATAAAGTTCGCGATTGGACACCTGAGTACCGGCAGCGACTTCCTTGCAAGCATCCTTCGCGCGCACTCCATCTGCCACACGGCGCTGGACCTTATCCACCAGTTCCTCAAGCGATGAGGGGACCTCTTCCCCACCCTCAATAACAACCGTGATTTCACCGCGAGCATTGTCCTCAGCCCACTTTGCCAACTCACCCAAGCTTCCGCGCTTTACTTCTTCATAGGTCTTTGTCAGTTCGCGACACACGGCAGCAGGGCGGTCTTCACCCAGAACCGCCGCGGCGTCGGCAAGCGTCTGCGCCAAACGGTGGGGAGATTCAAAGAAGACAATGGCGCGTTTTTCACCGCGCAGCGATTCCAGCCACGCTTTGCGCGGTCCGGCCTTGCGTGGAGCAAAGGCGTCGAAGAGGAAGTGACCGACGCCGAGACCGGACAGAGCCAAAGCGGTGGGCACTGCAGATGGCCCGGGGAAACACGTCACCGGCACCCCAGCTTCGGCTGCTGCAGCAACGATGGAGTGCCCTGGATCAGAAACCAGAGGCATACCCGCGTCGGAGACAACCAAAACGGTGCCGGAACGAGCGGCCTCGACAAGTTGGGCTGCGCGTCCTTCTTCGTTGTGATCAAAGTTGGAGACCACCTTGCCGCGGATTTCGATCCCCAGAGCCTGCGCCAGGTTACGGACGCGGCGCGTATCTTCCGCCGCCACGATGTCGGCATGCTGCAGCGCCTGCATGAGTCGTGCCGAAGCATCTGCGATATTACCCAGAGGGGTGGCTGCCACAATTACTCCGCGTGGAAGGGGATCTAGACGAAACGAAGTATTCATGTCCCCTAGCTTTCCACAACTTTGCACAAGCAGAATCCCCAGGGGTCCGCCGCGTAGCCTAAACTCATCTAAGTGACTATTGCTACTGACTCTTCGCAGCCCGCAGGCACCCCACAGGCCAAGCTAGCAGGAAAGCCGCGTGGCAAGCATGCCTTCGCCGCCCCTGCTGCTCCTACCTCCTATGCTTGGGGCAAAGCAGATTGGGTCAGCACCGGCGTCATTGCAGTTTTAGCTTTCATCACCCGTTTCATCAGGCTCTCCGCCCCCGTCTCGCAGGGCACGCCAGTCTTCGACGAGAAGCATTACGTTCCGCAGGCCTTCGACATGGTGCGTAGCTGGGACAACCTCTTTATCGGCGGCATCGAGTCCAATCCAGGCTATGGCCTGGTGGTTCACCCGCCGCTGGCTAAGCAAATCATTGCTGTTTCCGAGTCTGTTTTTGGCTATAGCCCGCTTGGCTGGCGCCTGATGGCAGCGCTTTTTGGTGTAGGTACCGTGCTGCTGACAATGGCGCTCGCCCGCCGCGTCGCTGGTTCCTGGCAGGTTGCCACGATGGCCGGCTTGATTGCGGTATGCGATGGCGTGCTTTTGGTTTCTTCAAAGTTCGGAATGCTGGATATCTTCCAGGTCTTTTTCATCGTCGCGGCCGCATGGGCACTGGCACACGACCATAACCAGATGCGTTTACGTCTGCACACGGCATTTATCACGGGCAATATGGGCTCGTCCGATTTCGGGCCACGTTTAGGCTTCCGCTGGTGGCGTTTCACCGCAGGCGTCTTCCTCGGCTTAGCCCTTGGCGTGAAGTGGTCTGGCCTGTACTACATCATGTTCTTTGGTCTGCTTTCGGTCTTTAGCGATCTTGCTTTGCGACGCCGCTATCACGTACGCCGCTACGTACTGGGTACGCTCATCCGCGATACCCCGGCAGCTCTGGCTTCCCTAGTGCTGGTTCCGCTAGCTATTTACGTATGGACTTGGCGCGCATGGTTTGCCTCCGAAACCTCCGTGTTCCGCCATGCCAAGGTGGATGGAACTATCGCTGAAGACTCCCCGCTGCAAGCCCTGCCCGATGCACTCGCTGGTTGGTTCTACTACCACTCTTCGGTCTTGGAATTTCACGCTTCCCTGACCACCTCCAGCGGGCACTCGCACCCATGGGATTCAAAGCCTTGGGCTTGGCTCGTGGCGGCCCGCCCCATCCTCTACTACTCCTCTACTGATCTGCAGTGCAGCGGCGCCGGCACCTGCCGCAAGATGCTCTATCTCTTTGGCACGCCTGCCATTTGGTGGCTGGTCATTCCAGCCGTGTTGTGGGGTCTATGGTCACTGCTGGTGCGCCGCAACCGCGCATTCCTCATCCCGTTGGTTGGATTCGCTGCAGGTTTCCTGCCTTGGTTGGCTGCGTTCGACCGCCAAATGTATTTCTTCTACGCCACGGCTTTCATCCCGTTTGTCATCGTGCTGATCTCCCTCGCGCTGGGCCAGATGATTGGACATGGCAAGAAGATTTCTTGGGACTGGCTGACTTCGCTTGCTGGCGGGGAAATCCGGACTGGAACATTCGTGGCAATTTGCTACTTGTGCTTGGTAGTGACGATGTTCATCTACTTCTCGCCAATTCTTTATGGTTTCATGATTCCGGACAAATGGTACGAGTCGATGATGTGGCTGAACTCTTGGACCTAGATTCCTGTAATCCGGTTTCTCAGCGCGATCTCTTAATGCGGATTCGCGCTCAAAGAACGCCAGAAATCGGCGGCTGAATAACCTTTATGGGCTACCCAAGCCCAAGCCAGGACAATCGCGCTTATACCGGTGGCCAGGAGAATGTATATCTGGCTCATCATGATTGTGCCCAGCGCAATATCGCGCATGGTAAAGCCAAAAAGGAAGGCAAACATGGTTGCTGCAACCGGCAGCATGCCGGGAACGGAAGCTGGCCGCCAGGCAGCAAAGAACAAACCGATGGCCAGGCCGAAGCGCAAGGCCGCGCCCTCGATGAGAAGGCGTGCACGTTCAGGATCAGCGGTAGGGTCGAGTGCTCCCTCGGCGCCGGTGACGGCGAGCCCGGAAGCACTAACCACCACGAAGATAGCCCAGATAGAAAAGAGCAATCCGAGTACCACGAGTGCAACGCGCGCTACCGTCAGCGTGGTCTGACGTGCGCTGGAGGCACGGCGCCACTCTGGCTCAACGCCGGCGATGATGACCTCAGAAAGATCTTGTGGGGGTGCCATTCCTTCGGCCGATTCGACGAAGCTCAATGAGCGGGAAAGCGCCGCGGCCTTGTCGCGGTAAGCACGGCACTGCTCGCAGCTTTCCACGTGAGTTTCAATGACATCGCTAGAAACGTCGGTGGGTTCACCGTCGAGCTGCGCGGAGATTGCAGCTTGGATTTCCTCATGCGTCAACACGGCTCAACACTCCATCCAAGCTGACGCGGCCGGAACCGAAGACGACAATCATCACCAGCGAGGCAATCAGCACCGCTGGGTATTCAAAGCCGCCGTCCGCAGCGAAAAGCCCATGGCCTAGGTGCACAAAATACAATGCACACGCCATAAACAGCGCCAGGGCACCAGCGACAAAGGTGGTCAGAAGCCCGACAACGAGCAGGGAGCCGCCGATCATCTCCCCCAATGCTGCGATATACGCAGAAACATGGGGCTGAGGGATGCCCATCGCAGAGAACTGCCCTGTGGTCTCATCGATTCCGGCGAAGAACATTTTGTCAACACCGTGCGCGACGAAAACGAGGCCTAGTACTGCTCGCAAAAGCAGCAGCGCGGTATCGCGAACGGCGGGTCTATTCATGAGAAATACACTACCCTGGAACCCCTAGGTGCTGGCGAATCAACTGTATATGCCCCTAACGCACAGCTCATCGACAGCCGCTGGGAACCGATACGGGCAAAAGGCAGTCAAATAGTGCAAGAGCCAAATGCGCTTACACATTCAACGAAGGAAAAGACATGACCATGACGAATCCTTTCGCCGAGCCGCAGCAGGCGGAAAGCGATAAGGCCACCACAGGTATCGCACCCACCATAGGCACCCCAAACGCCTCCGCCCCCGAGTACACGGCTAACTCGGAGCGAACCGGGCTGGTCTACGACGCCGAGGGAGTTGGCCGTCCGCCTTGGGCGATGGCCTCTCCCCTGTTGCGCGAGTACTACGACACCGAGTGGGGAATGCCGGTCCGCGATGAAGCGGGACTTTTTGAACGCTTAACTTTGGAAGGCTTCCAGTCAGGGCTGTCTTGGGCCACTGTCCTGCGCAAGCGCGAAGCCTTCCGCGCTGCGTTCGCTGGCTTCGACCCGGATATCGTTTCGGCTTTTGGTGCAGCTGAAGTAGAGCGTCTACTCAATAACCCGGAGATTATTCGGAATCGCCGCAAGATTGAGGCTGCCATTAACAATGCAGATGCCACGGTGAAATTGCGTGAAAAGGGCGGCTTGAGCGAATTCATCTGGTCCTTCAGGCCGGAGGAAAATCTCTACCCGCGTTATATGGAAGACATCCCTAAAACGACCGACAAGGCCAAGGAATTATCCAAGGCCTTGAAGAAGGAGGGCTTTACTTTCGTAGGCCCCGTTACCT
Coding sequences:
- the rsmI gene encoding 16S rRNA (cytidine(1402)-2'-O)-methyltransferase — encoded protein: MNTSFRLDPLPRGVIVAATPLGNIADASARLMQALQHADIVAAEDTRRVRNLAQALGIEIRGKVVSNFDHNEEGRAAQLVEAARSGTVLVVSDAGMPLVSDPGHSIVAAAAEAGVPVTCFPGPSAVPTALALSGLGVGHFLFDAFAPRKAGPRKAWLESLRGEKRAIVFFESPHRLAQTLADAAAVLGEDRPAAVCRELTKTYEEVKRGSLGELAKWAEDNARGEITVVIEGGEEVPSSLEELVDKVQRRVADGVRAKDACKEVAAGTQVSNRELYDAFLSARDSEK
- a CDS encoding DNA-3-methyladenine glycosylase I; its protein translation is MTMTNPFAEPQQAESDKATTGIAPTIGTPNASAPEYTANSERTGLVYDAEGVGRPPWAMASPLLREYYDTEWGMPVRDEAGLFERLTLEGFQSGLSWATVLRKREAFRAAFAGFDPDIVSAFGAAEVERLLNNPEIIRNRRKIEAAINNADATVKLREKGGLSEFIWSFRPEENLYPRYMEDIPKTTDKAKELSKALKKEGFTFVGPVTCFALMEAIGMVDAHLIGSHRRGTSGVWESELDAFKHPVQNI
- a CDS encoding DoxX family protein; the encoded protein is MNRPAVRDTALLLLRAVLGLVFVAHGVDKMFFAGIDETTGQFSAMGIPQPHVSAYIAALGEMIGGSLLVVGLLTTFVAGALALFMACALYFVHLGHGLFAADGGFEYPAVLIASLVMIVVFGSGRVSLDGVLSRVDA
- a CDS encoding phospholipid carrier-dependent glycosyltransferase, with protein sequence MATDSSQPAGTPQAKLAGKPRGKHAFAAPAAPTSYAWGKADWVSTGVIAVLAFITRFIRLSAPVSQGTPVFDEKHYVPQAFDMVRSWDNLFIGGIESNPGYGLVVHPPLAKQIIAVSESVFGYSPLGWRLMAALFGVGTVLLTMALARRVAGSWQVATMAGLIAVCDGVLLVSSKFGMLDIFQVFFIVAAAWALAHDHNQMRLRLHTAFITGNMGSSDFGPRLGFRWWRFTAGVFLGLALGVKWSGLYYIMFFGLLSVFSDLALRRRYHVRRYVLGTLIRDTPAALASLVLVPLAIYVWTWRAWFASETSVFRHAKVDGTIAEDSPLQALPDALAGWFYYHSSVLEFHASLTTSSGHSHPWDSKPWAWLVAARPILYYSSTDLQCSGAGTCRKMLYLFGTPAIWWLVIPAVLWGLWSLLVRRNRAFLIPLVGFAAGFLPWLAAFDRQMYFFYATAFIPFVIVLISLALGQMIGHGKKISWDWLTSLAGGEIRTGTFVAICYLCLVVTMFIYFSPILYGFMIPDKWYESMMWLNSWT
- a CDS encoding BCCT family transporter; its protein translation is MTNPETDSNTAKGTDPASSAAPVSSEEYQTVDEKLESASATSQLQNMLGDEDFAPHEMTEPEIEIAADDNAPIDWTIVGITGVLIAAIVAWGLAAPTNFADFASDALSFVVNDFGWVYVLFGTIFVVFVIFIAASKFGTIRLGHIDEEPEFSTPSWIAMMFAAGMGIGLMFYGASEPLNYYLNGVPGHDAKEVGTSMATAMFHWTLHPWAVYAIVGLAIAYSTFRIGRKQLLSQAFVPLIGQRAADGWVGKIIDILSIFATVFGTACSLGIGATQIQAGIQASGLIDNPSQKVVVGIVLVLTLAFLLSAMSGVGKGIQYVSNANMVMAALLAIFVFILGPTVSILNQIPGSIGSYLDAFTEMISRTAESNNGEAGEWLSTWTIFYWAWWVSWSPFVGMFLARISRGRSVREFCIGVMLIPAGLSTVWFAIFGGTAIHMEQKGNSISGESSEVELFNLLHNLPGGFIAGIIAVILLATFFITSADSASTVMGSMSQNGASNAKPWLSAAWGVATAAVGLTLLLADEDSLTNLQNVTIVAALPFLFIVVGLMCAIYKALSNDIIYLEYRESQAFQRKLARERRLHREYQRAEELKKRRQRKRAQHK
- the metG gene encoding methionine--tRNA ligase codes for the protein MTESVVVNVAWPYANGPRHIGHVAGFGVPSDVFARFQRMRGRNVLMVSGTDEHGTPLLVQADKEGVTVRELADRYNRQIVTDLAGLGLSYDLFTRTTTRNHYAVVQELFKGLYENGYMLKETTKGAISPSTGRTLPDRYIEGTCPICGAEGARGDQCDNCGNQLDPVDLIDPVSKINGETPEFIETEHFLLDLPSVKDALEEWLKTREDWRPNVLKFSLNLLEDMRPRTMTRDIDWGIPIPVEGWEENSAKKLYVWFDAVIGYLSSSIEWAHRTGNPDAWKDFWQNDEARHYYFQGKDNITFHSQIWPAQLLGYAGKGAKGGELHKFGELNLPTEIVSSEYLTMSGSKFSSSKGVVIYVKDFLAEFGPDALRYFISVAGPENNDTDFTWDEFVRRINNELANGWGNLVNRTVSMAYKNFGEVPAPAALEEADKAILQLAEETFETAAGYLEQSKFKQAITAVMHVVGEANAYIAAMEPWKLAKDETQRERLATVLWTALQVVSDCNVMLTPFLPFTAQKVHETLGRDGVWAAQPEVRDVVDDIPVELVGVGLPPENHPYPIITGDYTAQLAAWKRVDVEPGTALSKPKPLVAKLDPELGETGPEWAPVQK
- a CDS encoding MFS transporter, translating into MVARRSIAAALAFAVVTLTALNLRAGIASVAPVLGDISAAFGVGPAIAGTLTALPGLCFALMGWAAVPIARRCGLTTTLLGGAVALVVGLAARPWVSSFVPFVALTLLVVGGIAVTNILLPAWIKTYGTARTVVALMTTYTTVLGVSSALGPMSTHLGGWRMSLFAWAIPVALQVVGWLIACKHTGVDPVQSPDTAAIPMRRSRTAVALLFFFGLQSTMAYAQMGWLPTMLESRGVSASRASLALALIGAINVVGGLIMPVLIERLRDLRPVPLVLSAATLAGWLGVLVNASAAPLTWATLMGVGGMCFPLALALIAARTRQPEVTARLSGFVQPGGYILAGVFPFLFGVLAQATGGWEVPLGVLIALTLAMSVAGVAAARSVYIDDELLSK
- a CDS encoding zf-HC2 domain-containing protein is translated as MLTHEEIQAAISAQLDGEPTDVSSDVIETHVESCEQCRAYRDKAAALSRSLSFVESAEGMAPPQDLSEVIIAGVEPEWRRASSARQTTLTVARVALVVLGLLFSIWAIFVVVSASGLAVTGAEGALDPTADPERARLLIEGAALRFGLAIGLFFAAWRPASVPGMLPVAATMFAFLFGFTMRDIALGTIMMSQIYILLATGISAIVLAWAWVAHKGYSAADFWRSLSANPH